Part of the Kushneria marisflavi genome, GAACTCTCGCTGCTGTCTGAAGATATCAATGCCCTCGCCCAAAGCCTTGAGCACAATCGTCAATCGCGCCAGCAGTGGGTGGCAGATATCGCTCACGAGCTGCGAACGCCACTGGCCATTTTGAAAGGTGAAATTGAAGCGATGCAGGATGGCGTCAGGGCGCTGGATGGCAAAAGCCTTCAGTCACTAAGCCAGGAAGTCGTCCATCTCAACCGCCTGATCGAGGACCTGCGTCTTCTGGCCCAGTCCGATGCGCGCACACTCGAGGCGCCGCTGGATCGACTGGATCTAGGCACGCACCTTCAGCGCCAGCTTGAAGAAAGCCGCGAGTGGCTCGGTGAAGGGAGCATCGAGCTTGTCGTCAGCATTGCCCCGGGCCTTTTGATTCAGGGGTCCGCCCATCGCCTGCGCCAGCTCTGGCACAACCTTTTAAGCAATACACGCGCCTATACGGACGCCCCGGGCAGACTTCAGGTCACGCTTTTGCGTCAGGGCAATGAAGCCGTCGTGATCTGGGAAGACAGCGCCCCTGGCGTAGCGCCAGCCGAGCAACACCGGCTGACCGAGCGGCTTTTCAGGGTCGAGGCGTCACGCAGCCGCCGCCACGGGGGTAGCGGACTGGGCCTTTCGATTGCCAGCGCCCTGATACATCTTCACGGGGCACGCATGACACCACAGGACTCGCCATTGGGTGGCCTGTGCTGGCGCATTGTCTTTGCACTCGATGGCCGCAGCCCTCATACCGGCATCGATTACACGCGTCGCGTCGATCATCCTGATAAGAGAACGCCGCCATGAATGACCACGTGCTGATCGTTGAAGATGAAACCAAGATTGCCGTTCTGCTGTGCGACTACCTGA contains:
- a CDS encoding ATP-binding protein yields the protein MMFFIDEGVMFTRLGLKLFGAILLVNMLLGAMVFFVAARSIDDDFLDYLRRAQKERIDTLSDTLVEGYALHGSWAWLGDNRGAWRDVLRLTLAPRDRRHEAPGISMQEPPGRRSGGPSSDLPRAMVDPRQFVLLDAQGQPVIGGVHQPRNDMNYQALILDGTTIGQLGYRAPDGLISSIDQVFLHRQLRNLGIITGVMLLTSLLLAGGLAWWLGRRTRDMALATRAIAHGDYSIRLRMRGRDELSLLSEDINALAQSLEHNRQSRQQWVADIAHELRTPLAILKGEIEAMQDGVRALDGKSLQSLSQEVVHLNRLIEDLRLLAQSDARTLEAPLDRLDLGTHLQRQLEESREWLGEGSIELVVSIAPGLLIQGSAHRLRQLWHNLLSNTRAYTDAPGRLQVTLLRQGNEAVVIWEDSAPGVAPAEQHRLTERLFRVEASRSRRHGGSGLGLSIASALIHLHGARMTPQDSPLGGLCWRIVFALDGRSPHTGIDYTRRVDHPDKRTPP